Proteins found in one Fibrobacter sp. UWEL genomic segment:
- a CDS encoding DUF3332 family protein, with product MKKGIITLLCAGMVVLTGCYGKNACFEKLHQWNGTLGNKWLNSIVHFFLMIFGVYPICLGLIDGLVLNTVEFWTGSNPLAAGDSYFEKDAQGNTIAAVKNADGSMTAELTTAAGEKAVITLQRDENVVRALDVEGNLVAQYEIAK from the coding sequence ATGAAAAAAGGTATCATTACCCTTCTCTGCGCCGGCATGGTTGTCCTGACCGGTTGCTATGGCAAGAACGCATGCTTCGAAAAGCTGCACCAGTGGAACGGCACCCTTGGTAACAAGTGGCTCAACTCCATCGTTCACTTCTTCCTGATGATCTTCGGTGTATATCCGATCTGCCTCGGCCTCATCGACGGTCTCGTTCTGAACACTGTTGAATTCTGGACTGGCTCCAATCCTCTCGCTGCTGGCGACTCCTACTTCGAAAAGGACGCTCAGGGCAACACCATCGCAGCTGTCAAGAATGCTGACGGTTCCATGACCGCAGAACTGACCACCGCTGCTGGCGAAAAGGCTGTCATCACTCTCCAGCGCGACGAAAACGTTGTCCGCGCTCTCGACGTTGAAGGCAACCTCGTTGCTCAGTACGAAATCGCTAAGTAA
- a CDS encoding sugar transferase yields the protein MEQVSSNPAIDNLLNEQKLKNIVYPARLFRARLNEEFLRANRTRKPFLFIKIYSHQYDIFGWASNDETVSKTWRISLLTMFSHLRFIDVLGYLDDGSGIGIILLNSDLSKLEAIRKEMLHKLNDAGLIQSLRIKPKRPIFQAYIYSGLTEKDALEQQDKLDEFNSTNGSFFSLQRLNLDHIWQHPHKIRYRHVIKRIVDVVCTSVAVILCSPLLLFCALAVKISDPKGPIIFKQIRVGRNGKLFTMYKFRSMYADAEERKKALMAQNETGGKTFKMKNDPRIYPFGHVLRKFSLDELPQFFNVIKGDMSIVGPRPPIPSEVAEYEPWHRMRLSVTPGLTCIWQVSGRSNISFEGQMRLDNDYIRRDGKLGDDFKLILKTFKVVFKGEGAY from the coding sequence ATGGAACAAGTGAGTTCAAATCCGGCTATCGACAACCTGCTCAACGAGCAGAAGCTTAAGAATATTGTCTATCCGGCCCGCCTTTTCAGGGCGAGGCTCAACGAGGAATTTTTGCGAGCCAACCGCACCCGCAAGCCATTCCTGTTCATCAAGATTTATTCCCACCAGTACGATATCTTCGGCTGGGCCAGTAACGACGAAACCGTTAGCAAGACATGGCGAATCAGTCTTCTGACCATGTTCTCCCACCTGCGTTTCATCGACGTACTTGGATATCTGGACGATGGTAGCGGTATCGGCATCATCCTCCTGAATTCCGACCTGTCCAAACTTGAAGCCATCCGCAAGGAAATGCTCCACAAGCTGAACGACGCAGGTCTCATCCAGTCCCTGCGAATCAAGCCCAAGCGTCCCATTTTCCAGGCCTACATCTACAGCGGCCTCACCGAAAAGGACGCCCTGGAACAGCAGGACAAGCTGGACGAATTCAACAGCACTAACGGAAGCTTCTTCAGTCTCCAGCGTCTGAACTTGGACCACATCTGGCAGCATCCTCACAAGATTCGCTATCGCCATGTGATCAAGCGTATCGTGGACGTGGTCTGCACAAGCGTTGCCGTAATCCTTTGCTCCCCCCTGCTTTTGTTCTGCGCATTGGCAGTGAAGATTAGCGACCCCAAGGGCCCCATCATCTTTAAGCAGATTCGTGTGGGACGCAATGGCAAGCTGTTCACCATGTACAAGTTCCGCAGTATGTACGCAGATGCCGAAGAACGCAAGAAAGCTTTGATGGCTCAGAACGAAACGGGCGGTAAGACCTTCAAGATGAAGAACGACCCTCGTATTTATCCGTTCGGACATGTGCTGCGTAAGTTCAGTCTGGACGAACTGCCCCAGTTCTTCAACGTCATCAAGGGCGACATGTCCATTGTAGGTCCTCGTCCTCCTATTCCATCCGAAGTGGCGGAATATGAACCGTGGCACCGCATGCGCCTGTCTGTGACCCCCGGTCTTACCTGTATCTGGCAGGTCAGTGGCCGCAGTAACATTAGCTTTGAAGGTCAGATGCGTTTGGACAACGACTACATCCGTCGTGACGGCAAGCTGGGCGACGACTTCAAGCTGATTCTCAAGACCTTTAAGGTCGTGTTCAAGGGCGAAGGCGCGTATTAA
- a CDS encoding homoserine dehydrogenase translates to MLRIGLIGTGTVGGGVIQILEQKIAEYKEKLGVELELSCICAKSDEEVAPFKAKGYKTSTNADEMIASNDIDVLVELAGGYNMPRKWILAALESGKHVVTANKALLAKYGHEIFPLAAKKGLHVLFEAAVGGGIPIIRSLQEGLLGSTVENLSCIINGTCNYILSRMAEEGLDFDVVLKDAQRLGFAEADPTFDIEGIDSAHKTALLASLCSGHRVDFEKIHVTGISKITAQDIAIAKELGCCIKLLGIYRREGERVDARVHPCLVPLEHQLSSVNRVLNAVYLQCDNLGETLQTGAGAGRLPTASAVVADLVSLARSTDTGSRKALPLGWFNVENSATLVPISETSARYYLRFTSRDACGVLAKITKILADNGISIETIIQKNVKDPGKVSVVVITENTLDSKAQKAVDAIDALAEIVEKSQVIRFLA, encoded by the coding sequence ATGTTGCGTATTGGTCTTATTGGTACAGGTACCGTCGGTGGCGGTGTTATTCAGATTCTTGAACAGAAGATTGCCGAATACAAGGAAAAGCTCGGTGTTGAACTGGAACTCTCCTGCATTTGCGCAAAGTCTGATGAAGAAGTGGCTCCCTTCAAGGCTAAGGGTTACAAGACTTCCACTAACGCAGACGAAATGATTGCTTCTAACGATATCGACGTTCTGGTGGAACTTGCTGGTGGCTACAATATGCCTCGCAAGTGGATCCTGGCTGCTCTCGAAAGTGGCAAGCATGTGGTGACTGCAAACAAGGCTCTGTTGGCTAAGTATGGCCACGAAATCTTCCCCCTGGCTGCAAAGAAGGGCCTGCATGTCCTGTTCGAAGCTGCAGTGGGCGGTGGCATTCCTATTATCCGCAGTCTTCAGGAAGGTCTCCTGGGTTCTACCGTTGAAAACCTCAGCTGCATCATTAACGGTACCTGTAACTACATCCTGTCCCGTATGGCTGAAGAAGGCCTGGATTTCGATGTGGTTCTGAAGGACGCCCAGCGCCTCGGCTTTGCTGAAGCTGATCCCACCTTCGATATTGAAGGTATCGACTCCGCACACAAGACTGCACTTCTGGCTTCTCTCTGCAGTGGCCATCGCGTAGACTTCGAAAAGATTCATGTGACCGGTATTTCCAAGATTACCGCTCAGGATATTGCAATTGCCAAGGAACTTGGCTGCTGCATCAAGCTCTTGGGTATCTACCGTCGTGAAGGCGAACGTGTGGATGCTCGTGTCCATCCTTGCCTGGTTCCTCTGGAACATCAGCTGTCCAGCGTGAACCGCGTGCTGAACGCTGTTTACCTGCAGTGCGACAACCTGGGCGAAACTCTCCAGACTGGTGCTGGTGCTGGCCGTCTGCCCACCGCTTCCGCTGTTGTGGCTGACCTGGTATCCCTGGCTCGCTCCACTGATACTGGTTCTCGTAAGGCTCTGCCCCTGGGCTGGTTCAACGTTGAAAATTCTGCTACCCTGGTTCCTATTTCCGAAACCAGCGCTCGCTACTACCTCCGCTTCACCTCTCGTGATGCTTGCGGCGTTCTGGCAAAGATCACCAAGATCCTGGCAGACAATGGTATTTCCATCGAAACCATTATCCAGAAGAACGTAAAGGATCCGGGTAAGGTTTCCGTGGTGGTTATTACTGAAAATACCTTGGATAGCAAGGCTCAGAAGGCTGTGGATGCCATCGACGCCCTTGCTGAAATCGTTGAAAAGAGCCAGGTCATCCGTTTCTTGGCTTAA
- a CDS encoding sugar transferase, with the protein MIRATTLERILVILSDFVILSICFGLAFWVQFHSGWIVDKYDPSKMFVDYYHMGLVLNVAWLVLFTCAGLYRSWLLQSRTHQILRVIRAVVIGIVLIILCLFGAEFIGKVMSNEPLSSGYLYGSRFPWIFIYGGFALTLVAVFRMIIYGCLRSLLRHGYGANNILVLGATDAGKKIAEDLARTPERGQRVIGFVDERYQVMDKEFAGVPVLGKYSDLPTLIKKLKVTGIIIAHDSTSPQEIMRILVWICECPLHIYLTPELYPVVNGQFKANLVYGFELQELLPFTMPPWQVRVKRVIDILFGAFLGICSLPVCLLTAIAIKLDDHGPVFYSQERIGLYGKPFYVYKFRTMRTDAEKFGAQWATKNDPRITRIGRFLRKTRIDELPQILCVLKGDMSMVGPRPERAVFIGKLREQIPFYISRLKMKPGLTGWAQVCHHYDTSTEDVKIKLQYDMYYYENMSLLLDFQILVRTVYVVLTGKGAQ; encoded by the coding sequence ATGATTCGAGCTACCACATTGGAAAGAATACTCGTAATCCTGTCGGATTTCGTAATCTTGTCCATTTGCTTTGGCTTGGCGTTTTGGGTGCAGTTCCATAGTGGCTGGATTGTAGATAAGTACGATCCCAGCAAGATGTTCGTGGATTATTACCACATGGGACTTGTCCTGAATGTGGCCTGGCTTGTGCTGTTTACCTGCGCAGGTCTCTACCGCTCCTGGCTGTTGCAGTCTAGAACCCACCAGATCCTGCGAGTCATTCGTGCGGTGGTGATTGGTATTGTCCTGATTATTCTTTGCCTGTTCGGCGCTGAATTTATCGGGAAGGTCATGTCCAACGAACCGCTGAGTAGCGGCTACCTGTACGGATCCCGTTTCCCCTGGATTTTCATTTACGGTGGATTCGCATTGACTTTGGTGGCCGTTTTCCGCATGATCATTTACGGTTGCCTTCGCAGTCTTCTCCGTCATGGCTACGGTGCCAATAACATTCTGGTCCTTGGTGCTACGGATGCCGGTAAGAAAATTGCGGAAGATCTTGCCCGGACCCCCGAGCGAGGTCAGCGTGTCATTGGCTTTGTGGATGAACGTTACCAGGTGATGGACAAGGAATTTGCCGGTGTACCCGTGCTGGGTAAGTACTCTGACTTGCCTACCTTGATTAAGAAGCTTAAGGTCACCGGAATTATTATTGCCCATGACAGTACCTCTCCTCAGGAAATCATGCGAATCCTGGTGTGGATCTGCGAATGTCCTCTCCATATTTATTTGACTCCTGAACTTTATCCTGTGGTGAATGGCCAGTTCAAGGCTAACCTGGTGTACGGCTTTGAATTGCAGGAATTGTTGCCCTTTACCATGCCTCCTTGGCAAGTTCGAGTCAAGCGTGTTATTGACATTTTGTTTGGCGCCTTCCTGGGCATTTGCTCTCTGCCTGTTTGCTTGTTGACTGCAATTGCGATTAAGCTGGATGATCACGGTCCTGTTTTCTATTCTCAGGAACGTATCGGCCTGTATGGGAAACCGTTCTACGTGTACAAGTTCCGCACCATGCGTACGGATGCGGAAAAGTTCGGCGCCCAGTGGGCTACCAAGAATGACCCGCGAATCACTCGCATTGGTCGTTTCCTGCGTAAGACTCGTATTGATGAACTTCCCCAGATTCTTTGTGTGCTGAAGGGCGACATGAGCATGGTGGGCCCCCGCCCGGAACGTGCCGTGTTTATCGGTAAGCTTCGCGAACAGATTCCTTTCTACATTAGCCGTCTTAAAATGAAGCCGGGTCTTACGGGCTGGGCTCAGGTGTGCCATCATTACGATACCAGCACCGAAGACGTGAAGATCAAGCTTCAGTATGATATGTACTACTACGAGAACATGAGCCTCTTGTTGGATTTCCAGATTCTCGTTCGTACTGTTTATGTTGTTTTAACAGGAAAAGGCGCGCAATGA
- the nadC gene encoding carboxylating nicotinate-nucleotide diphosphorylase yields MYGDNSTPVFPTEDALTMIRLALAEDVRTGDVTSMWTIPADQKQHARLIAKEDGVVAGLPFIELVFKEMKANATVTLHKKDGDVVKKGDLIAELDGTTHELLTGERTLLNFIQQLSGVATVAHTFQEALKGGKTKVLDTRKTIPGFRTLQKYAVRVGGGSNHRMGLFDMVLVKDNHIAAAGGVLEALAVVKKNNTQNLMVEMEVETFDQLRALLNKGVDVIMLDNMSNETMAEALKIIKESGDKCLVEGSGNMTLERAKEIATLGLDFISVGALTHSVKALDISMRI; encoded by the coding sequence ATGTACGGTGATAATTCTACTCCGGTATTTCCTACAGAAGATGCTTTGACCATGATCCGCTTGGCTTTGGCCGAAGACGTTCGCACGGGCGACGTGACTAGCATGTGGACCATTCCTGCTGACCAGAAACAGCATGCACGTTTGATTGCCAAGGAAGATGGCGTTGTGGCTGGTCTTCCCTTTATTGAACTGGTCTTCAAGGAAATGAAGGCTAATGCCACCGTGACCCTCCATAAGAAGGATGGGGACGTGGTAAAGAAGGGTGACCTGATTGCCGAACTGGATGGCACTACTCATGAACTTCTGACCGGTGAACGTACCTTGCTGAACTTCATCCAGCAGCTCTCTGGCGTGGCTACCGTGGCCCACACATTCCAGGAAGCATTGAAGGGCGGAAAGACCAAGGTTCTGGATACCCGCAAGACTATTCCTGGTTTCCGTACTTTGCAGAAGTATGCTGTTCGCGTAGGCGGCGGCTCCAACCATCGCATGGGTCTCTTTGACATGGTGCTGGTGAAGGACAACCACATTGCTGCTGCAGGTGGCGTGCTGGAAGCTCTGGCTGTTGTGAAGAAGAACAACACCCAGAACCTGATGGTTGAAATGGAAGTGGAAACTTTCGACCAGCTCCGCGCACTTTTGAACAAGGGCGTGGACGTGATTATGTTGGACAACATGAGTAACGAAACCATGGCCGAAGCTCTTAAGATCATTAAGGAAAGTGGCGACAAGTGCCTGGTGGAAGGTTCCGGCAACATGACTCTGGAACGTGCCAAGGAAATTGCAACTCTCGGTCTGGACTTTATTTCCGTGGGAGCTCTCACTCACAGTGTGAAGGCTCTGGACATTTCCATGAGAATCTAG
- a CDS encoding type III pantothenate kinase, producing MQDSVTLVVDVGNTHTVLGIFKGTKVVDYWRLTTRKETTSDEVMNKVGGLLGFSKIKTEEITHVGLSTVVPALERPWIKALDSLLKKRVQVVNSKNCMGLQINYLNPSMAGADRLCNVLAMREAGFKNAIIVDMGTATTFDVMKDGAFAGGVIIPGINASLDALTEKAARLLPVTIEWPDAVVADNTDDAIRAGLLYGFLAQLEFLIGKIKKEIGCDDMPVYATGGWGKTIARRTSLIDKYDPFLTLRGIRLVALNGDATNINSEESRDTEEE from the coding sequence ATGCAAGATTCTGTAACATTAGTTGTTGACGTTGGTAATACCCATACGGTGCTTGGTATCTTTAAGGGTACCAAGGTGGTGGATTACTGGCGCTTGACGACCCGCAAGGAAACCACCTCTGACGAAGTGATGAACAAGGTGGGTGGCCTTCTTGGTTTTTCCAAGATTAAAACGGAAGAAATTACCCATGTGGGTCTTTCTACGGTGGTGCCTGCTTTGGAACGCCCCTGGATCAAGGCTCTGGATTCTCTGCTGAAAAAGCGCGTGCAGGTGGTGAATTCCAAGAATTGCATGGGCTTGCAGATTAACTATTTGAACCCGTCTATGGCGGGTGCGGATCGTTTGTGTAACGTTCTTGCCATGCGTGAGGCGGGTTTCAAGAATGCGATTATCGTGGATATGGGGACTGCCACCACATTTGACGTCATGAAGGATGGCGCCTTTGCGGGTGGCGTGATTATTCCCGGTATTAACGCAAGCTTGGACGCCTTGACGGAGAAGGCAGCCCGACTGCTTCCGGTGACCATCGAATGGCCCGACGCAGTTGTTGCGGACAACACGGATGACGCCATTCGTGCAGGTCTTCTGTATGGTTTTCTTGCTCAGCTGGAATTCCTGATTGGAAAAATAAAGAAGGAAATTGGCTGCGACGATATGCCGGTTTATGCGACCGGCGGATGGGGAAAAACGATCGCTCGAAGAACATCTCTGATTGACAAGTATGATCCATTCCTGACGCTGCGAGGAATTCGCCTAGTGGCCCTGAACGGGGACGCGACGAATATCAATAGCGAGGAATCGCGAGACACCGAGGAAGAATAA
- a CDS encoding GGDEF domain-containing protein: MRKSENLRISFAYFEIIIFSALSELTSGGHFGYLNFVIGMVAVIFFLLPSENRKKYVYQFIGAICAVAISQISIYNFSFHPELMDTVLEYKSLVNSINLVITLFTLFYLSNLYLVELRTTREKLDYTSNHDMLTGLYNRRFFEGIMKRSKEEKERSFSVAMLDVDDFKKINDTYGHETGDRVLSAVSKCIESCLPSNAVAVRWGGEEFVLYLPQVDNAHALDVLGNFRAKLSEQAIYHKETRVSITVTIGLCTGDDITEYEEYIRQADEKLYWGKKHGKNQIVK, encoded by the coding sequence ATGAGGAAAAGCGAAAATCTCAGGATTTCCTTCGCCTACTTCGAAATTATCATTTTCTCAGCTCTTAGTGAATTGACTTCTGGTGGTCACTTTGGTTACTTGAACTTTGTCATCGGAATGGTGGCTGTCATATTCTTCCTACTCCCCTCCGAAAATAGGAAGAAATATGTGTACCAGTTTATTGGGGCTATCTGCGCGGTGGCCATTAGTCAGATCTCCATTTACAATTTTTCGTTCCATCCGGAGTTGATGGATACGGTTCTTGAATACAAGTCTCTTGTAAATAGCATCAATCTCGTTATTACTCTGTTTACCCTTTTCTACCTGTCTAATCTTTATCTGGTTGAACTTCGTACTACTAGGGAAAAGCTGGACTACACCAGCAATCACGACATGCTGACAGGCCTTTACAATCGTCGTTTCTTTGAAGGCATCATGAAGCGTAGCAAGGAAGAAAAGGAACGTTCCTTCTCCGTGGCCATGCTGGACGTGGATGACTTCAAGAAGATTAACGACACCTACGGACACGAAACGGGTGACAGGGTCCTGTCTGCCGTCAGTAAGTGTATTGAATCCTGTCTGCCGTCCAATGCAGTGGCGGTCCGCTGGGGTGGTGAAGAATTCGTGCTTTACTTGCCCCAGGTGGATAATGCCCATGCTTTGGATGTTCTGGGAAATTTCCGTGCCAAGCTTTCAGAACAGGCAATCTACCATAAGGAGACGAGAGTTTCTATTACGGTGACCATCGGCCTTTGCACTGGTGACGATATCACGGAATATGAGGAATATATCCGCCAGGCCGACGAAAAGCTGTACTGGGGCAAGAAGCACGGCAAGAACCAGATTGTGAAATAA
- a CDS encoding UDP-glucuronic acid decarboxylase family protein, with product MRCLVTGGAGFLGSHLCERLLNDGHEVICLDNYFTGRMANVAHLRDNKSFELIRHDVTEPILLEVDRIFNLACPASPVHYQFNPVKTIKTSVMGAINMLGMAKRVKARILQASTSEVYGDPAIHPQTEDYWGNVNPIGIRSCYDEGKRVAETLFMDYHRQNKVDIRIVRIFNTYGPRMLPNDGRVVSNFIVQALKGEDITIYGDGSQTRSFCYVDDLIEGFVRMMNQDKIIGPVNIGNPGEFTMLELAKEVLDLTGSKSKIIYQPLPGDDPKMRKPNIDLAKSALGWEPTIPLRKGLEKTICYFDELLKG from the coding sequence ATGCGTTGTTTAGTTACTGGTGGTGCGGGGTTTTTAGGAAGTCATCTTTGTGAACGTCTCCTGAATGATGGTCATGAAGTCATCTGTCTGGATAACTACTTCACGGGCCGTATGGCTAACGTGGCTCACCTCCGTGACAACAAGAGCTTTGAACTGATCCGTCACGATGTAACGGAACCGATTCTTCTGGAAGTGGATCGCATTTTCAACCTGGCTTGTCCTGCAAGTCCTGTGCATTACCAGTTCAATCCGGTGAAGACCATCAAGACCAGCGTCATGGGCGCCATCAATATGTTGGGCATGGCCAAGCGCGTGAAGGCTCGCATTCTCCAGGCTAGTACCAGCGAGGTTTACGGCGATCCTGCAATTCACCCGCAGACTGAAGACTACTGGGGAAACGTGAATCCCATCGGAATCCGTAGCTGCTACGACGAAGGAAAGCGCGTGGCTGAAACTCTGTTTATGGATTACCATCGCCAGAACAAGGTGGACATCCGCATCGTCCGTATTTTCAATACTTACGGCCCTCGCATGTTGCCTAACGATGGCCGCGTGGTCTCTAACTTTATCGTGCAGGCTTTGAAGGGCGAAGACATTACCATCTATGGCGATGGCTCCCAGACTCGCAGCTTCTGTTATGTGGACGACCTGATTGAAGGCTTTGTTCGCATGATGAACCAGGACAAGATTATTGGCCCTGTGAACATCGGCAATCCCGGCGAATTTACCATGCTGGAACTTGCAAAGGAAGTACTGGACTTGACCGGCTCCAAGAGCAAGATTATTTATCAGCCCCTGCCCGGTGACGACCCCAAGATGCGTAAGCCCAATATCGATTTGGCGAAGAGCGCCTTGGGCTGGGAACCTACCATTCCTTTGCGCAAGGGTCTTGAAAAGACCATCTGCTACTTTGATGAGTTGCTGAAGGGATAA
- the nth gene encoding endonuclease III translates to MTKKEKIAFINQKLDELFPDPPIPLDYRDPYTLLVAVVLSAQCTDARVNLVTAELYKVADTPAKMVKLGVEGIAEYIKTCGLYQNKSKNIFKLSQILVEKYGGEVPRTFEDLEALPGVGHKTASVMMIHAFKVPAFPVDTHIHRLAARWGLSDGSTVERTEADLKKSFPPETWELKHLQIILFGRTYCKAMGHKVDQCPICSVIGCKTK, encoded by the coding sequence ATGACCAAGAAAGAAAAAATCGCGTTCATCAACCAGAAGTTAGACGAGTTGTTCCCCGACCCGCCTATTCCTCTGGATTACCGCGATCCGTACACGCTCCTTGTGGCAGTCGTCCTTAGCGCCCAATGTACAGATGCCCGCGTCAATCTTGTAACCGCAGAACTCTATAAGGTAGCAGACACTCCCGCCAAGATGGTAAAGCTAGGCGTTGAAGGCATCGCCGAATATATCAAGACATGCGGTCTCTACCAGAATAAAAGCAAAAACATTTTCAAGCTGTCCCAGATCCTGGTGGAAAAGTACGGCGGTGAAGTTCCCCGCACTTTCGAAGATCTGGAGGCGTTGCCCGGCGTTGGGCACAAGACAGCAAGCGTCATGATGATTCACGCCTTCAAAGTTCCCGCCTTCCCTGTGGATACACACATCCACCGTCTGGCAGCCCGCTGGGGACTTTCCGATGGAAGCACCGTAGAACGTACGGAAGCCGACTTGAAAAAATCTTTTCCGCCCGAAACCTGGGAATTAAAACATCTCCAGATCATTCTGTTTGGCCGCACCTACTGCAAGGCCATGGGACATAAGGTGGACCAATGCCCCATCTGTAGCGTCATCGGTTGCAAAACAAAATAA
- the cysE gene encoding serine O-acetyltransferase: MNILDIEKSIREEAEVLVQKEPLSVLMLNEQILCRKSFAEMLGVTLSCQLAGEVIDRAELEKMFGNLYEKYPELLMSAAKDLHATVLRDPACTSYLEPLLFFKGFQGLQAFRAAHILWSEDRTFPAKMLQSIISRKFGMDIHPAATIGYGILVDHATNIVIGETATVGNNVSFLHGVTLGGTGNEVGDRHPKVGNGVMLGAHAQLLGNIHIGDGAKIGAGAVVVTDVPSHTTYAGVPAVQVGRPHDEMPSFNMEQDFTRDA; this comes from the coding sequence ATGAATATTCTCGACATAGAAAAATCCATCCGTGAAGAAGCTGAAGTTCTTGTACAGAAAGAACCTCTTTCTGTGCTGATGCTGAACGAGCAGATTCTATGTCGTAAGAGTTTTGCTGAAATGCTTGGCGTAACCCTCTCCTGCCAGCTGGCTGGGGAAGTCATTGATAGAGCCGAGCTGGAAAAGATGTTCGGTAATTTGTACGAGAAGTACCCGGAGCTTCTGATGAGTGCAGCCAAGGACTTGCACGCAACGGTTCTCCGTGACCCCGCCTGTACCAGCTATCTGGAACCGCTTTTGTTCTTTAAGGGTTTCCAGGGACTTCAGGCATTCCGTGCAGCACACATCCTGTGGAGCGAAGACCGCACCTTCCCCGCCAAGATGTTACAGAGCATCATTAGTCGCAAGTTCGGTATGGACATCCATCCCGCAGCCACCATCGGTTACGGCATCCTGGTAGACCATGCCACCAACATTGTCATTGGCGAAACCGCTACTGTAGGGAACAACGTTTCCTTCCTGCACGGTGTTACTTTGGGCGGCACCGGTAATGAAGTTGGCGATCGTCACCCGAAGGTGGGTAACGGCGTAATGCTGGGCGCGCACGCCCAGCTTCTTGGCAACATTCACATTGGTGATGGTGCCAAGATCGGCGCAGGCGCCGTCGTCGTTACGGACGTTCCTAGCCATACGACTTACGCAGGTGTACCCGCAGTTCAGGTAGGACGTCCTCACGATGAAATGCCCAGCTTCAACATGGAGCAGGACTTCACCCGCGACGCATGA
- the hpt gene encoding hypoxanthine phosphoribosyltransferase, which translates to MYKMSAKPMISAKQIQTRVKDLATEINSTFEFDVILSALTGAFMFTTDLCRAMANFKHRIAFIKASSYGSGMESSGKLKVTGLEKLDLKGKRVLIVDDILDTGRTMSTLVSMLKEAGATDIRTCVLMNKEERRSVDFHADYVGFEIANEFVVGYGLDFDEDYRTLPEVWTLEEV; encoded by the coding sequence ATGTACAAGATGTCCGCAAAGCCCATGATTTCCGCAAAGCAGATCCAGACTCGCGTCAAGGATCTGGCTACGGAAATCAACTCCACTTTTGAGTTTGACGTAATCCTGTCCGCCCTCACTGGCGCCTTCATGTTTACCACGGACTTGTGCCGTGCCATGGCAAACTTCAAGCATCGCATCGCCTTCATCAAGGCTTCCAGCTATGGTTCCGGCATGGAATCTAGCGGCAAGCTGAAAGTGACTGGCCTTGAAAAGTTGGACCTCAAGGGCAAGCGGGTCTTGATCGTGGACGACATCCTGGATACAGGTCGTACCATGAGCACCCTGGTTTCCATGTTGAAGGAAGCTGGTGCCACAGACATTCGTACCTGCGTTCTCATGAACAAGGAAGAACGCCGTTCCGTAGATTTCCACGCCGATTACGTTGGCTTTGAAATTGCAAACGAATTCGTAGTGGGCTACGGACTGGATTTTGACGAAGACTACAGAACCTTACCCGAAGTCTGGACTTTGGAAGAAGTCTAA